In Enterobacter sp. 638, a single window of DNA contains:
- the nagA gene encoding N-acetylglucosamine-6-phosphate deacetylase, which yields MYALTHGRIYTGHEILDDHAIVIANGLIERVCPLAALPPGIEQRSLNGAILSPGFIDVQLNGCGGVQFNDTAEAVTVDTLEIMQHANEKSGCTSYLPTLITTSDDLMKQGIRVMREYLAKHPNQALGLHLEGPWLNIVKKGTHNPSFVRKPDAELVDFMCANADVITKVTLAPEMTGPDVISKLAAAGIVVSAGHSNATLKEAKTGFRAGITFATHLYNAMPYITGREPGLVGAILDEPDVYCGIIADGLHVDYTNIRNAKRLKGDKLCLVTDATAPAGANIEQFIFAGKTIYYRNGLCVDENGTLSGSALTMIEGVRNLVEHCGIALDEVLRMATLYPARAIGVDKQLGGIAPGMVANLTAFTHDYKITKTIVNGNEVVTE from the coding sequence ATGTACGCTTTAACCCACGGTCGGATTTATACCGGCCATGAAATTCTGGATGACCATGCGATTGTTATCGCTAATGGCCTGATTGAACGTGTCTGCCCACTGGCTGCCTTACCGCCAGGGATCGAACAGCGCTCACTCAATGGAGCAATACTCTCCCCCGGTTTTATTGACGTTCAGCTCAACGGCTGCGGCGGCGTGCAGTTTAATGATACCGCGGAGGCCGTTACGGTCGACACGCTGGAGATAATGCAACACGCCAATGAGAAATCGGGCTGCACCAGCTATCTGCCGACGCTTATCACCACCAGCGATGACCTGATGAAACAAGGTATCCGCGTGATGCGCGAATACCTGGCAAAACATCCGAATCAGGCATTGGGCCTGCATCTGGAAGGACCGTGGCTGAACATCGTCAAAAAAGGGACGCACAATCCAAGCTTCGTGCGTAAACCCGATGCCGAGCTGGTCGATTTCATGTGCGCGAACGCAGATGTGATCACCAAAGTGACACTCGCCCCCGAAATGACTGGCCCAGACGTGATCAGCAAACTGGCGGCGGCAGGCATTGTGGTATCGGCAGGTCACTCAAATGCCACATTAAAAGAGGCCAAAACCGGCTTCCGCGCAGGGATTACCTTTGCCACCCATCTGTACAATGCGATGCCGTATATTACGGGCCGCGAACCAGGCCTGGTAGGCGCAATTCTGGATGAGCCGGACGTTTACTGCGGCATTATCGCCGACGGTCTGCACGTGGATTACACCAATATCCGCAATGCCAAACGCCTCAAGGGCGATAAGCTGTGCCTGGTGACTGACGCGACCGCGCCAGCAGGGGCAAACATTGAACAGTTCATTTTTGCTGGTAAAACAATATACTACCGTAATGGATTGTGTGTGGATGAGAACGGTACGCTGAGCGGCTCTGCGCTGACGATGATCGAAGGGGTACGCAACCTGGTTGAACATTGCGGCATTGCTCTGGACGAAGTGCTGCGTATGGCAACGCTCTATCCGGCTCGCGCTATCGGTGTAGACAAACAGCTGGGCGGCATTGCGCCGGGCATGGTTGCCAACCTGACCGCCTTCACGCACGATTATAAAATTACTAAGACCATCGTTAATGGTAACGAGGTCGTCACTGAGTAA
- the nagB gene encoding glucosamine-6-phosphate deaminase — protein sequence MRLIPLATAEQVGKWAARHIVNRINAFKPTADRPFVLGLPTGGTPLTAYKALVEMHKAGQVSFKHVVTFNMDEYVGLAKEHPESYHSFMHRNFFDHVDIPAENINLLNGNAPDIDAECRQYEEKIRSYGKINLFMGGVGNDGHIAFNEPASSLASRTRIKTLTHDTRVANSRFFDGDVSQVPKYALTVGVGTLLDAEEVMILVLGNVKAQALQAAVEGNVNHMWTISCLQLHPKAVVVCDEPSTMELKVKTLKYFNELEAENIKGL from the coding sequence ATGAGACTGATTCCCCTGGCAACAGCTGAACAAGTCGGTAAATGGGCCGCTCGCCATATCGTTAATCGCATCAATGCGTTTAAACCGACTGCCGATCGTCCTTTCGTTCTGGGTCTTCCAACCGGCGGCACTCCGCTGACGGCGTATAAAGCATTAGTTGAAATGCATAAAGCGGGCCAGGTTAGCTTCAAACATGTGGTGACTTTCAATATGGACGAATATGTCGGCCTGGCGAAAGAACATCCGGAAAGCTATCACAGCTTCATGCACCGTAATTTCTTTGATCATGTTGATATCCCAGCTGAAAATATTAACCTGCTTAATGGGAACGCGCCTGATATTGACGCAGAATGCCGTCAGTACGAAGAAAAAATCCGCTCATACGGCAAAATTAACCTGTTTATGGGTGGCGTAGGCAACGACGGGCACATTGCGTTTAACGAACCTGCGTCGTCTCTGGCTTCTCGCACCCGTATTAAAACGCTGACGCATGACACTCGCGTGGCAAACTCTCGCTTCTTCGACGGCGATGTCAGCCAGGTGCCTAAATATGCACTGACTGTAGGCGTGGGTACGCTGCTGGATGCGGAAGAAGTGATGATTCTGGTGCTGGGCAACGTGAAGGCACAAGCGCTTCAGGCTGCCGTCGAAGGCAACGTGAATCACATGTGGACCATCAGCTGCCTGCAGTTGCATCCTAAAGCCGTCGTCGTGTGCGATGAGCCATCCACGATGGAACTGAAAGTGAAAACGCTGAAATACTTCAACGAGCTAGAAGCTGAAAACATCAAAGGTCTGTAA
- the nagE gene encoding N-acetylglucosamine-specific PTS transporter subunit IIBC has translation MSILGYLQKVGRALMVPVATLPAAAILMGVGYWIDPVSWGGDNALAALFIKSGAAIIDNMSVLFAIGVAYGMSKDKDGAAALTGFVGFLVLTTLCSPAAVAMIQKIPADQVPAAFGKISNQFVGILVGIISAELYNRFSSVELPKALSFFSGRRLVPILTSFVMIFVAFIMMYIWPLIFDGLVNFGEHIQKLGSAGAGVYAFFNRLLIPVGLHHALNSVFWFDVAGINDIPNFLGGAQSIESGKAVVGITGRYQAGFFPIMMFGLPGAALAIYHCARPENKAKVLGIMMAGAFAAFFTGITEPLEFSFMFVAPVLYFIHAVLTGISVFIAASMHWIAGFGFSAGLVDMVLSSRNPLATHWWMLIPQGLVFFAIYYVVFRFTITKFNLMTPGRELAVAGSEADGQDVNVSANADQDVAGLARQYIAAVGGSDNLTGIDACITRLRLNVKDSSLVNEALAKRLGASGVIRLNKTSVQIIVGFVAEKIANAMKTTGPVAASESASAPVAAPTAAKPQAVPNATTIAALVSPVTGEVVAIEQVPDEAFASKAVGDGVAVVPTEKLVVSPAAGTIVKIFNTNHAFCLETEKGAEIVVHMGIDTVALGGKGFTRLVEEGAEVVAGEPILEMDLDYLNAHARSMISPVVCSNIDDFSGLVIQAKGQVVAGQTPLYEIKGK, from the coding sequence GTGAGTATTCTAGGTTATTTACAAAAGGTTGGCCGCGCACTGATGGTGCCGGTTGCCACGCTGCCAGCGGCAGCAATTCTGATGGGTGTTGGTTACTGGATTGACCCGGTTAGCTGGGGTGGAGACAACGCATTAGCGGCGCTCTTCATTAAATCGGGTGCCGCCATCATCGACAACATGTCCGTTTTGTTTGCGATTGGTGTCGCGTACGGCATGTCCAAAGATAAAGACGGCGCTGCGGCGCTGACCGGTTTTGTGGGCTTCCTCGTGTTGACCACGCTTTGCTCACCGGCAGCGGTGGCGATGATCCAGAAGATCCCAGCAGACCAGGTGCCTGCTGCGTTCGGTAAGATCAGCAACCAGTTCGTGGGTATTCTGGTGGGTATTATCTCCGCAGAACTGTACAACCGCTTCAGCAGCGTAGAGTTGCCAAAAGCGCTCTCCTTCTTCAGCGGCCGTCGTCTGGTGCCGATTCTGACCTCTTTTGTGATGATTTTTGTTGCTTTCATCATGATGTACATCTGGCCGCTGATCTTTGACGGTCTGGTGAACTTTGGTGAACACATCCAGAAACTGGGTTCTGCCGGTGCGGGCGTGTATGCGTTCTTCAACCGTTTGCTGATTCCAGTCGGTCTGCATCACGCGCTGAACTCCGTATTCTGGTTTGACGTCGCGGGTATTAACGATATCCCTAACTTCCTGGGTGGCGCACAGTCCATCGAATCAGGTAAAGCGGTTGTCGGTATTACGGGTCGTTACCAGGCGGGCTTCTTCCCAATCATGATGTTCGGTCTGCCGGGTGCGGCGCTGGCCATCTACCACTGCGCGCGTCCAGAGAACAAAGCGAAAGTTCTGGGTATCATGATGGCGGGTGCATTTGCAGCCTTCTTCACTGGTATCACCGAGCCGCTGGAATTCTCCTTCATGTTCGTTGCGCCGGTGTTGTACTTCATCCACGCCGTGCTGACCGGTATTTCTGTGTTCATCGCCGCGTCGATGCACTGGATTGCAGGTTTCGGCTTCAGTGCAGGTCTGGTGGATATGGTGCTGTCCTCCCGTAACCCGTTGGCGACACACTGGTGGATGCTGATCCCGCAGGGCCTGGTGTTCTTCGCGATCTACTACGTGGTGTTCCGCTTCACGATCACGAAATTCAACCTGATGACTCCGGGTCGTGAACTGGCTGTTGCCGGTAGCGAAGCGGATGGTCAGGACGTGAATGTGAGCGCTAACGCAGACCAGGATGTTGCAGGCCTGGCGCGTCAGTACATCGCCGCAGTGGGCGGTTCTGATAACCTGACGGGTATTGATGCATGCATCACCCGTCTGCGACTGAACGTGAAAGACTCCTCTCTGGTTAACGAAGCGCTGGCAAAACGCCTGGGTGCATCAGGCGTTATTCGTCTGAACAAAACCAGCGTGCAGATTATTGTGGGCTTCGTTGCAGAAAAAATCGCTAACGCAATGAAAACCACCGGTCCGGTAGCCGCATCAGAATCCGCTTCTGCTCCGGTTGCAGCGCCAACCGCCGCAAAACCACAGGCGGTGCCTAACGCAACAACTATCGCAGCGTTGGTTTCGCCAGTGACCGGCGAAGTCGTCGCGATCGAACAGGTTCCTGACGAAGCTTTTGCCAGCAAAGCGGTGGGTGACGGTGTGGCAGTGGTACCAACGGAAAAACTCGTGGTATCACCTGCAGCGGGCACTATCGTTAAAATCTTCAACACCAACCATGCGTTCTGCCTGGAAACCGAAAAAGGTGCCGAAATCGTTGTCCACATGGGCATTGATACGGTCGCTTTGGGTGGTAAAGGCTTTACGCGTCTGGTTGAAGAGGGCGCAGAAGTGGTTGCCGGTGAACCGATTCTGGAAATGGATCTGGACTATCTGAACGCCCATGCGCGCTCGATGATAAGCCCGGTTGTCTGCAGCAATATCGACGACTTTAGCGGCCTGGTCATTCAGGCAAAAGGTCAGGTTGTTGCAGGCCAGACCCCGCTGTATGAGATTAAAGGCAAGTAA
- the glnS gene encoding glutamine--tRNA ligase, whose product MSEAEARPSNFIRQIIDEDLASGKHTTVHTRFPPEPNGYLHIGHAKSICLNFGIAQDYQGQCNLRFDDTNPVKEDIEYVESIKNDVQWLGFNWSGDICYSSDYFDQLFAYAVELINKGLAYVDELSADEIREYRGSLTAPGKNSPYRDRSVEENLALFEKMRAGGFEEGKACLRAKIDMASPFIVMRDPVLYRIKFAEHHQTGNKWCIYPMYDFTHCISDALEGITHSLCTLEFQDNRRLYDWVLDNITIPVHPRQYEFSRLNLEYTVMSKRKLNLLVTDKHVEGWDDPRMPTISGLRRRGYSASSIREFIKRIGVTKQDNTIEMASLESCIREDLNENAPRAMAVIDPVKLVIENYPQGESELVTMPNHPSKPEMGSREVPFSAEIWIDRADFREEANKQYKRLVMGKEVRLRNAYVIKAERVEKDTEGNITTIFCSYDAETLSKDPADGRKVKGVIHWVSAAHALPVEIRLYDRLFSVPNPGAAEDFLATINPESLLIKQGYAEPSLKNAETGKAYQFEREGYFCLDSRYATATKLVFNRTVGLRDTWAKAGE is encoded by the coding sequence ATGAGTGAGGCTGAAGCCCGCCCGAGTAACTTTATTCGTCAGATCATCGATGAAGATCTGGCCAGTGGTAAGCACACCACAGTGCATACCCGTTTTCCGCCGGAGCCTAATGGCTACCTGCACATTGGCCATGCGAAATCCATCTGCCTGAACTTTGGCATTGCGCAAGACTATCAGGGTCAATGCAACCTGCGTTTCGATGACACCAACCCAGTAAAAGAAGACATCGAATACGTTGAGTCCATTAAGAACGACGTGCAGTGGTTAGGATTCAACTGGTCAGGCGACATTTGCTACTCTTCAGACTATTTTGATCAGCTCTTTGCCTATGCGGTGGAGCTGATCAACAAAGGTCTGGCCTACGTTGACGAGCTGTCTGCTGACGAAATCCGTGAATATCGCGGCTCGCTGACCGCGCCGGGCAAAAACAGCCCATACCGCGATCGTAGCGTCGAAGAAAACCTCGCCCTGTTCGAAAAAATGCGTGCGGGTGGCTTCGAAGAAGGTAAAGCGTGTCTGCGTGCCAAAATCGACATGGCATCGCCATTTATCGTGATGCGCGATCCGGTTCTGTACCGTATTAAATTTGCCGAACACCATCAGACCGGCAACAAGTGGTGCATCTACCCGATGTACGACTTCACCCATTGCATCAGCGATGCGCTGGAAGGCATCACGCACTCTCTGTGCACGCTGGAATTCCAGGACAACCGTCGTCTGTACGACTGGGTGCTGGATAACATCACCATTCCTGTGCATCCGCGTCAGTACGAGTTCTCTCGTCTGAATCTGGAATACACGGTGATGTCCAAGCGTAAGCTGAACCTGCTGGTGACGGATAAGCACGTTGAAGGCTGGGATGACCCGCGTATGCCGACCATTTCCGGTCTGCGTCGCCGTGGTTACAGCGCCTCATCGATCCGCGAATTCATCAAGCGTATCGGCGTGACCAAGCAAGACAACACCATTGAAATGGCGTCGCTGGAATCCTGTATTCGCGAAGATTTGAACGAAAATGCGCCGCGCGCAATGGCCGTTATCGATCCGGTTAAACTGGTTATCGAAAACTATCCGCAGGGCGAAAGCGAGCTGGTGACGATGCCTAACCATCCGAGCAAACCGGAAATGGGCAGCCGCGAAGTGCCATTCAGTGCTGAAATCTGGATCGACCGCGCCGATTTCCGCGAAGAAGCCAACAAGCAGTACAAACGTCTGGTGATGGGCAAAGAAGTGCGCCTGCGCAATGCCTACGTAATCAAAGCTGAGCGCGTAGAAAAGGACACAGAAGGCAATATCACCACGATTTTCTGCAGCTATGATGCGGAAACCCTCAGCAAAGATCCGGCTGATGGCCGTAAAGTGAAAGGCGTTATTCACTGGGTCAGCGCTGCGCACGCGCTGCCGGTTGAAATTCGTCTTTACGATCGTCTGTTCAGCGTGCCAAATCCGGGCGCTGCGGAAGATTTCCTGGCGACGATCAATCCGGAATCTCTGCTGATCAAACAGGGTTACGCTGAGCCGTCGCTGAAAAATGCGGAAACCGGCAAGGCTTACCAGTTTGAGCGTGAAGGGTACTTCTGTCTGGACAGTCGTTATGCAACCGCTACCAAACTGGTCTTCAACCGTACAGTAGGTCTGCGTGACACGTGGGCCAAAGCTGGCGAGTAA
- the chiP gene encoding chitoporin yields the protein MRTFSGKRSALALAIAGVTAMSGFIASPQAQAAGFIDDSTLTGGIYYWQRERDRKDVTEDKYKTNLSHSTWNANLDFQSGYAADMFGLDIAAFTAIEMAENGDSAHPNEIAFSSSNKAYKEDWSGDKSGISLYKAAAKFKYGPVWARGGYIQPTGQTLLAPHWSFMPGTYQGAEAGANFDYGDAGALSFSYMWTNEYKAPWHLEMDKFYQNDKKTKVEYLHSLGAKYDFKNDLVLEAAFGQAEGYVDQYFAKASYKFDIVGGPLSTSYQFYGTRDKVSDGSVNDLYNGTAWLQALTFGYKVGQVDLRLEGTYVKAEGQQGYFLQRMTPTYASSNGRLDIWWDNRSDFNADGEKAVFFGAMYDLKNWNLPGWAVGASYAYAWDAKPADMATPDAYYDPNYRLKESSYSLDAIYTLQEGRAKGTMFKLHFTQYDNHSDIPSYSGGYGNIFQDERDVKFMVIAPFTIF from the coding sequence ATGCGTACGTTCAGTGGCAAACGTAGTGCGCTGGCGCTGGCTATTGCCGGTGTGACAGCAATGTCTGGTTTTATCGCTTCACCGCAGGCTCAGGCAGCAGGCTTTATCGATGATTCCACGCTCACGGGCGGTATCTATTACTGGCAACGTGAACGTGACCGTAAAGACGTCACCGAAGACAAATACAAAACCAACTTGTCCCATTCCACCTGGAACGCCAACCTCGATTTCCAGTCAGGTTATGCTGCGGACATGTTCGGGTTGGATATAGCGGCGTTCACTGCCATTGAGATGGCAGAAAATGGCGACAGCGCGCACCCGAACGAAATCGCGTTCTCCTCGAGTAACAAAGCCTACAAAGAAGACTGGTCGGGTGATAAGAGCGGAATAAGCCTCTATAAAGCGGCCGCTAAGTTCAAATACGGCCCGGTTTGGGCTCGCGGCGGGTATATTCAGCCAACCGGTCAGACGCTGCTAGCCCCACACTGGAGCTTTATGCCTGGTACATATCAGGGCGCTGAAGCCGGGGCAAACTTTGACTACGGTGATGCAGGCGCGTTGAGTTTCTCCTACATGTGGACCAACGAATATAAAGCCCCGTGGCATCTGGAGATGGACAAGTTCTATCAGAATGACAAGAAAACCAAAGTCGAATATCTCCACTCGTTAGGGGCGAAATATGACTTTAAAAACGATTTAGTGCTGGAAGCGGCTTTTGGTCAGGCAGAAGGATACGTGGATCAATACTTCGCCAAAGCCAGCTATAAATTCGATATCGTCGGCGGCCCGCTGTCCACCAGCTATCAGTTCTACGGCACGCGTGACAAAGTCAGCGATGGTAGCGTGAACGATCTGTATAACGGCACGGCATGGCTGCAAGCATTGACCTTCGGCTACAAAGTCGGGCAAGTTGATTTGCGCCTGGAAGGGACATACGTGAAGGCCGAAGGCCAGCAGGGCTACTTCCTGCAGCGTATGACGCCAACCTACGCGTCATCAAATGGTCGCCTGGATATCTGGTGGGATAACCGTTCGGATTTCAACGCCGATGGTGAGAAAGCTGTATTCTTCGGCGCCATGTATGACCTGAAAAACTGGAATCTGCCGGGCTGGGCGGTTGGCGCATCTTACGCGTATGCATGGGACGCAAAACCTGCAGATATGGCGACGCCGGACGCTTACTATGACCCGAACTATCGCCTGAAAGAGTCCTCATATAGCCTCGATGCGATCTACACCCTCCAGGAGGGTCGCGCGAAGGGCACGATGTTCAAACTGCACTTCACCCAGTACGACAACCACTCCGATATTCCAAGCTACTCGGGCGGTTACGGCAACATCTTCCAGGATGAGCGTGACGTGAAATTCATGGTCATCGCGCCATTCACCATTTTCTGA
- the chiQ gene encoding ChiQ/YbfN family lipoprotein → MLKKLIIVAVLASGLVACAQPQAPKEDSRLKEAYSACINTAKGSPDKIQACQSVLTVLKKDKAHEQFATQENVRVLDYQACIQARQTGNDQEVAKRCDKVWQEIRSNNSK, encoded by the coding sequence ATGCTGAAAAAATTAATTATCGTCGCGGTGCTCGCATCGGGACTGGTCGCCTGCGCACAGCCTCAGGCACCAAAAGAAGACTCACGACTGAAAGAGGCGTATAGCGCCTGTATTAACACCGCCAAAGGATCGCCAGACAAAATTCAGGCCTGTCAGAGCGTGCTGACTGTGCTGAAAAAAGATAAAGCGCACGAGCAGTTTGCGACGCAGGAAAATGTGCGGGTGCTGGATTACCAGGCCTGTATTCAGGCGCGTCAAACCGGTAACGATCAGGAAGTGGCAAAGCGCTGTGACAAGGTCTGGCAGGAGATCCGCAGCAACAATAGCAAGTAA
- the fur gene encoding ferric iron uptake transcriptional regulator codes for MTDNNTALKKAGLKVTLPRLKILEVLQGPDNHHVSAEDLYKRLIDMGEEIGLATVYRVLNQFDDAGIVTRHNFEGGKSVFELTQQHHHDHLICLDCGKVIEFSDESIESRQREIATRHGIRLTNHSLYLYGHCAEGDCRENDHAHDTK; via the coding sequence ATGACTGACAACAATACCGCATTAAAGAAGGCTGGCCTGAAAGTGACGCTTCCTCGTTTAAAAATCCTGGAAGTACTGCAAGGGCCGGACAATCACCATGTCAGTGCGGAAGACTTGTATAAACGTCTGATCGACATGGGCGAAGAGATTGGCCTGGCGACCGTTTATCGCGTTCTGAACCAATTTGATGACGCCGGGATTGTCACCCGTCATAATTTTGAAGGCGGTAAATCCGTTTTTGAACTGACACAACAGCATCACCACGATCACCTCATTTGCCTGGATTGCGGCAAGGTGATCGAGTTTAGCGATGAATCTATCGAATCTCGTCAGCGTGAGATTGCCACTCGTCATGGTATCCGTCTGACCAACCACAGCCTGTACCTCTACGGTCACTGTGCAGAAGGCGATTGCCGCGAAAACGATCACGCGCACGACACCAAATAA
- the fldA gene encoding flavodoxin FldA produces the protein MAIIGIFFGSDTGNTENIAKNIQKQLGKDVADVHDIAKSSKEDLEGYDILLLGIPTWYYGEAQCDWDDFFPTLEEVDFNGKLVALFGCGDQEDYAEYFCDALGTIRDIIEPRGAAIVGHWPTAGYHFEASKGLADDDHFVGLAIDEDRQPELTAERVNQWVKQIREELHLDDILNA, from the coding sequence ATGGCAATCATCGGCATTTTCTTCGGCAGCGATACCGGTAATACCGAAAACATCGCAAAAAACATTCAAAAACAGCTTGGTAAAGACGTTGCCGACGTCCATGACATTGCGAAGAGCAGCAAAGAAGATCTCGAAGGCTACGATATTCTGCTGCTGGGCATTCCTACCTGGTACTACGGCGAAGCGCAGTGTGACTGGGATGATTTTTTCCCAACGCTGGAAGAAGTCGACTTCAACGGTAAGCTGGTCGCGCTGTTCGGCTGCGGTGACCAGGAAGATTACGCAGAGTACTTCTGTGATGCGCTGGGCACCATCCGCGACATCATCGAACCGCGCGGCGCGGCGATTGTCGGTCATTGGCCAACGGCGGGTTACCACTTTGAAGCGTCTAAAGGCCTGGCGGATGACGATCACTTTGTGGGCCTGGCGATTGACGAAGACCGTCAACCAGAACTCACCGCAGAACGCGTAAACCAATGGGTTAAGCAGATCCGCGAAGAACTTCACCTCGACGATATCCTGAATGCCTGA